A window from Centropristis striata isolate RG_2023a ecotype Rhode Island chromosome 4, C.striata_1.0, whole genome shotgun sequence encodes these proteins:
- the taf15 gene encoding TATA-binding protein-associated factor 2N isoform X1, producing the protein MATDSGYGGSQSYGSYSGQQGGQGYGQGNGSGSYGGQSYGGYGQQPAATNDGYGQSQQPSYESYGQESSGYGDKSSASSYGQASYGSQSQGGDSYGQQGGGGGSGGGGGSGGSYGRWSDAGEGGGQGGRFGRDQGDRSEGGGGYRGRGRGGGGGGGYDRGGYDRSSSGGYDRSSGYDRGGRGGPPGMGGGDRGGYKNYGGSRDYDSRDESAGEQDNSDNNTIFVSGLGEEATVQEVGDFFKQIGIIKVNKKTGQPMINIYSDKATGRPKGEATVSFDDPPSAKAAIDWFDGKDFCGKTIKVSFATRRAEFTQRGGGGGGGGGGRGGRGGFRGRGGGGGPNFDIKGGDWPCPNSSCGNMNFARRQECNKCGAPKPGDAGGGFGDRGGRGGYGGDRGGGFRGRGGGFRGGDRGGYGGGGGGGGYGGGGGGGYKMGRGDRRDDRRDRPY; encoded by the exons ATGGCCACTG ATTCAGGCTACGGTGGCTCACAAAG CTATGGGTCATATAGCGGCCAGCAGGGTGGACAG GGTTATGGACAAGGAAATGGCAGTGGCTCCTATGGGGGTCAGAGTTATGGTGGCTATGGACAGCAACCCGCAGCGACAAATG ATGGTTATGGCCAGTCTCAGCAACCTAGCTATGAAAGTTACGGACAGGAATCATCAGG GTATGGTGACAAGTCGTCAGCATCGTCTTACGGACAAGCTTCCTATGGTAGCCAGAGTCAAGGAGGAGACAGTTATGGACAGCAGGGAGGCGGCGGCggcagtggtggtggtggcggcaGCGGCGGTAGTTATGGAAGATGGAGTGATG CAGGTGAAGGAGGTGGTCAGGGTGGGAGATTTGGACGTGACCAAGGAGACCGTTCAGAGGGAGGCGGGGGCTACAGAGGCAGAGGCCGtggtggcggcggcggcggcggctaTGATCGTGGCGGCTATGACCGTAGTAGTAGTGGCGGATATGACCGCAGCAGTGGATACGACCGTGGCGGAAGAGGCGGACCTCCTGGTATGGG AGGTGGTGACCGTGGTGGCTACAAAAATTACGGTG GCTCTCGAGACTACGACTCACGGGATGAATCAG CAGGTGAGCAGGACAACTCCGACAACAACACCATTTTTGTTTCGGGACTGGGAGAAGAAGCCACAGTTCAGGAAGTTGGCGACTTCTTCAAACAAATTGGTATCATCAAG GTGAACAAGAAGACTGGCCAACCAATGATCAACATCTACTCTGACAAGGCCACCGGCCGGCCAAAGGGAGAAGCTACAGTGTCGTTTGATGACCCGCCCTCTGCTAAAGCTGCTATCGACTGGTTTGATG gtaAGGATTTCTGTGGCAAAACCATCAAAGTATCATTTGCCACTCGCAGAGCTGAGttcacacagagaggaggaggaggtggcggCGGTGGAGGGGGAAGAGGTGGACGAGGAG GTTTCAGAGGtcgtggtggaggaggaggacccAACTTTGACATTAAGGGAGGAGACTGGCCATGTCCTAACAG ctcttGTGGCAACATGAACTTTGCACGGCGGCAAGAGTGTAACAAATGTGGCGCTCCCAAACCAGGAGATGCAGGAGGAGGATTTGGAG ATCGTGGAGGCCGAGGCGGCTATGGCGGTGACAGAGGTGGTGGCTTCAGAGGCCGCGGAGGAGGTTTCCGTGGGGGAGACCGTGGAGGCTacggaggaggtggtggtggaggaggatatggaggaggaggcggcggcGGATACAAAATGGGAAG AGGTGACCGTAGAGACGACAGACGAGACCGGCCATACTAA
- the taf15 gene encoding TATA-binding protein-associated factor 2N isoform X2, which produces MATDSGYGGSQSYGSYSGQQGGQGYGQGNGSGSYGGQSYGGYGQQPAATNDGYGQSQQPSYESYGQESSGYGDKSSASSYGQASYGSQSQGGDSYGQQGGGGGSGGGGGSGGSYGRWSDAGEGGGQGGRFGRDQGDRSEGGGGYRGRGRGGGGGGGYDRGGYDRSSSGGYDRSSGYDRGGRGGPPGMGGGDRGGYKNYGGSRDYDSRDESGEQDNSDNNTIFVSGLGEEATVQEVGDFFKQIGIIKVNKKTGQPMINIYSDKATGRPKGEATVSFDDPPSAKAAIDWFDGKDFCGKTIKVSFATRRAEFTQRGGGGGGGGGGRGGRGGFRGRGGGGGPNFDIKGGDWPCPNSSCGNMNFARRQECNKCGAPKPGDAGGGFGDRGGRGGYGGDRGGGFRGRGGGFRGGDRGGYGGGGGGGGYGGGGGGGYKMGRGDRRDDRRDRPY; this is translated from the exons ATGGCCACTG ATTCAGGCTACGGTGGCTCACAAAG CTATGGGTCATATAGCGGCCAGCAGGGTGGACAG GGTTATGGACAAGGAAATGGCAGTGGCTCCTATGGGGGTCAGAGTTATGGTGGCTATGGACAGCAACCCGCAGCGACAAATG ATGGTTATGGCCAGTCTCAGCAACCTAGCTATGAAAGTTACGGACAGGAATCATCAGG GTATGGTGACAAGTCGTCAGCATCGTCTTACGGACAAGCTTCCTATGGTAGCCAGAGTCAAGGAGGAGACAGTTATGGACAGCAGGGAGGCGGCGGCggcagtggtggtggtggcggcaGCGGCGGTAGTTATGGAAGATGGAGTGATG CAGGTGAAGGAGGTGGTCAGGGTGGGAGATTTGGACGTGACCAAGGAGACCGTTCAGAGGGAGGCGGGGGCTACAGAGGCAGAGGCCGtggtggcggcggcggcggcggctaTGATCGTGGCGGCTATGACCGTAGTAGTAGTGGCGGATATGACCGCAGCAGTGGATACGACCGTGGCGGAAGAGGCGGACCTCCTGGTATGGG AGGTGGTGACCGTGGTGGCTACAAAAATTACGGTG GCTCTCGAGACTACGACTCACGGGATGAATCAG GTGAGCAGGACAACTCCGACAACAACACCATTTTTGTTTCGGGACTGGGAGAAGAAGCCACAGTTCAGGAAGTTGGCGACTTCTTCAAACAAATTGGTATCATCAAG GTGAACAAGAAGACTGGCCAACCAATGATCAACATCTACTCTGACAAGGCCACCGGCCGGCCAAAGGGAGAAGCTACAGTGTCGTTTGATGACCCGCCCTCTGCTAAAGCTGCTATCGACTGGTTTGATG gtaAGGATTTCTGTGGCAAAACCATCAAAGTATCATTTGCCACTCGCAGAGCTGAGttcacacagagaggaggaggaggtggcggCGGTGGAGGGGGAAGAGGTGGACGAGGAG GTTTCAGAGGtcgtggtggaggaggaggacccAACTTTGACATTAAGGGAGGAGACTGGCCATGTCCTAACAG ctcttGTGGCAACATGAACTTTGCACGGCGGCAAGAGTGTAACAAATGTGGCGCTCCCAAACCAGGAGATGCAGGAGGAGGATTTGGAG ATCGTGGAGGCCGAGGCGGCTATGGCGGTGACAGAGGTGGTGGCTTCAGAGGCCGCGGAGGAGGTTTCCGTGGGGGAGACCGTGGAGGCTacggaggaggtggtggtggaggaggatatggaggaggaggcggcggcGGATACAAAATGGGAAG AGGTGACCGTAGAGACGACAGACGAGACCGGCCATACTAA